A region of Acidobacteriota bacterium DNA encodes the following proteins:
- a CDS encoding xanthine dehydrogenase family protein subunit M — MAVIRDKMPAFQLFQPASTEEALGVLDQYGAEAWVLAGGLDTWDWLKDRVKKPAAVVDLGGVESLREIRSTGDGLEIGAMATLREVIRHPEVASQYSMLADSASQAASPQIQNQGTIGGNVVQDTRCWYYRDGWSCYRAGGNICYADTPTAMNREHAILGASRCVAVNPSDTAPVLVALDAEMVVRNSGGERVIPAQDFFIGPAVDIMRMTALQPGDILTSIRIPSTFAGASFYFEKARDRAVWDFPLANVASAARVSNGTIEDIRIVANGVAPYPVRFIAAENAVRGQQVSEATASRAGEIAINGVRPLAHNGYKVTLLRNLVVRSVRGVEA, encoded by the coding sequence ATGGCCGTGATTCGCGACAAGATGCCGGCATTCCAGCTCTTCCAGCCTGCCAGCACGGAAGAGGCGCTGGGGGTGCTCGATCAGTATGGAGCCGAGGCGTGGGTGCTTGCAGGTGGACTCGACACCTGGGACTGGCTCAAGGACCGCGTCAAGAAGCCGGCGGCGGTGGTGGACCTGGGCGGCGTCGAGTCGCTGCGGGAGATCCGCTCCACCGGTGACGGACTTGAAATCGGGGCAATGGCCACGTTGCGCGAGGTCATTCGGCACCCCGAGGTGGCGAGTCAGTACAGCATGCTGGCCGACTCGGCGTCGCAGGCCGCGTCGCCCCAGATTCAGAATCAGGGGACGATCGGCGGCAACGTTGTCCAGGACACTCGTTGCTGGTACTACCGTGACGGGTGGAGCTGTTACCGAGCTGGCGGCAACATCTGCTATGCCGACACACCGACTGCCATGAATCGCGAGCATGCGATCCTGGGCGCGAGCCGGTGCGTCGCCGTCAACCCCTCGGACACCGCGCCCGTGCTGGTGGCGCTCGACGCCGAGATGGTGGTGCGCAACAGCGGCGGCGAGCGGGTCATCCCGGCGCAGGACTTCTTCATCGGTCCAGCCGTCGACATCATGCGGATGACCGCGCTGCAACCGGGCGATATTCTGACGTCCATCCGGATCCCGTCGACCTTCGCGGGTGCGAGCTTCTATTTCGAGAAGGCGCGCGACCGGGCGGTCTGGGACTTCCCGCTGGCAAACGTCGCGTCGGCGGCGAGAGTCAGCAACGGAACGATCGAGGACATCCGCATAGTTGCCAACGGCGTCGCACCGTATCCCGTCCGCTTCATCGCCGCGGAGAACGCGGTGCGTGGACAGCAGGTGAGCGAAGCGACGGCGTCGCGTGCCGGCGAGATCGCCATCAACGGGGTTCGTCCGCTGGCGCACAACGGCTACAAGGTGACGCTGCTGCGCAACCTCGTCGTGCGGTCAGTCCGAGGCGTCGAGGCGTAG
- a CDS encoding cytochrome b/b6 domain-containing protein — translation MQLFQWGTNPWGQEILIRVSWDLLYLSFWLGVAFCVFHVAYAAVWLPKLARANGGDAGGSAGGGAVPAQIERHTLAARLFHWIMAVAMLVLLVTGFFPIVGIQFPWVTIHWIAGVVLTISILYHIIHSTFFLDFWSIWLLPADLQEAIARVKRQLGQDAGPVPKHGKYPLDHKLYHTAVMLAGFAVIATGLVMMFRIENPLVAHNAYLLAEETWGLMYVLHGLGAVLFVMLTITHIYFAVRPDKLWLTKAMIFGSVDRENYLSHHDPDRWVVSRDSSKS, via the coding sequence ATGCAGTTGTTTCAGTGGGGTACCAACCCCTGGGGCCAGGAGATCCTGATCAGGGTCTCCTGGGACCTGCTCTATCTCTCCTTCTGGCTCGGCGTCGCATTCTGCGTTTTTCACGTCGCCTACGCGGCTGTATGGCTGCCGAAACTCGCCCGCGCGAACGGTGGCGATGCGGGTGGTAGCGCGGGAGGCGGAGCCGTACCGGCCCAGATCGAGCGGCACACGCTCGCTGCGAGGCTGTTTCACTGGATCATGGCGGTCGCGATGCTCGTGCTGCTCGTCACGGGTTTCTTCCCGATTGTCGGCATTCAGTTCCCTTGGGTCACGATCCATTGGATTGCCGGCGTCGTCCTGACGATCTCGATCCTCTACCACATCATCCATTCGACGTTCTTTCTGGACTTCTGGTCGATCTGGCTGTTGCCGGCTGACCTGCAGGAAGCGATCGCCCGGGTGAAGCGGCAGTTGGGGCAGGATGCGGGACCGGTACCGAAGCACGGCAAGTACCCGCTCGATCACAAGCTGTATCACACTGCGGTCATGCTGGCGGGTTTCGCCGTGATAGCGACCGGGCTTGTCATGATGTTCCGGATCGAGAACCCGCTGGTGGCGCACAACGCGTACCTGTTGGCTGAAGAGACCTGGGGGCTGATGTACGTGCTCCACGGTCTGGGTGCCGTGCTGTTCGTGATGCTGACGATCACGCACATCTACTTCGCGGTCCGACCTGACAAGCTGTGGCTTACGAAGGCCATGATCTTCGGCTCGGTCGATCGTGAGAACTATTTGTCGCACCACGATCCCGACCGCTGGGTCGTGTCGCGGGACTCGTCCAAGAGTTGA
- a CDS encoding SDR family oxidoreductase codes for MPATAGLMDLTGKAALLTGGRRMGVALAACLATAGVDVAFSYRRSREEADQAAEAVRQKGRKGIALEADLSAPSAAATLVNRSAAALGRLDIVVHLASTYRHTPFDELGDDDWSKALDIDLTAAFRLARAAVPHLRAAGGGRIVTVSDWTAASGRPRYAGYLPYYVAKRGVIALTEALALELAGDRILVNAVAPGPLLPPEELDAEEVAAVEAATPLGRWGGPEALASTVLDLIRSDFVTGETVRVDGGRHVR; via the coding sequence ATGCCGGCGACCGCAGGATTGATGGATCTCACAGGGAAGGCCGCGCTCCTCACCGGCGGCCGGCGTATGGGAGTGGCGCTCGCTGCGTGCCTCGCGACCGCTGGCGTCGATGTGGCCTTCTCGTACCGACGATCTCGCGAAGAAGCGGATCAGGCCGCGGAGGCAGTGCGGCAGAAGGGCCGGAAGGGAATCGCTCTGGAAGCAGACCTTTCCGCTCCATCGGCTGCGGCCACGCTGGTGAATCGGTCCGCCGCCGCTTTGGGTCGCCTGGACATAGTGGTCCACCTTGCCTCCACGTACCGTCATACGCCGTTCGACGAGTTGGGTGACGACGACTGGTCCAAGGCGCTCGACATCGACCTCACGGCCGCATTCCGCCTGGCGCGGGCCGCGGTGCCGCACCTTCGCGCGGCGGGCGGCGGGCGGATCGTCACCGTCTCCGACTGGACTGCGGCTAGCGGCCGGCCCCGATACGCGGGCTACCTGCCCTACTATGTCGCCAAACGTGGCGTCATCGCCCTGACCGAAGCGCTGGCGCTGGAACTCGCAGGAGACAGGATCCTCGTGAATGCGGTCGCTCCGGGTCCGTTGCTTCCTCCGGAAGAACTGGATGCCGAAGAGGTGGCGGCGGTTGAGGCGGCTACGCCGCTCGGCCGTTGGGGAGGGCCTGAGGCGCTGGCCAGCACGGTGCTCGACCTCATCCGATCCGACTTCGTTACGGGTGAGACGGTCCGCGTCGATGGTGGCCGGCATGTTCGGTAG
- a CDS encoding DUF1592 domain-containing protein, with translation MLVVTNLWAPPLAAPGCTGRPAHGAWQGTKTMLNMRAIAVAALALVPALASAQPIEADVRALVQGSCIACHGARTVTPLNFEEIDFDLTNRETHRKWERVFERVEAGEMPPRGAPRPDPAIAEKALDALRGGLVGASLAARGPQRTPLRRLTRLEYAYTLQDLLGIDEDVARDLGQMLPAEADSGGFDTVAANQTMSSLHVRSYLDAADRALDAALQVGPRPVSETRRIDYAASEYLHMISSGKFLGAGIVKKLDDAYVAFYDTGSTYTLHSASEGYGVPSPGRYRVTLDAYAYQASTPVTLTVYRGKMAGITASLDNLIGVFDLLDEAGRTIILETFMRPGELIAPSVAELLPPVDAPPPNHFAPDQNVDNWMGEGIALRSLTIEGPLFDTWPPESTRQLLTGVDFDDTGEIRLTKEPYEHVKDIVARFAPLAFRRPLVEGELEAYAGLAKPFLGDGQPFSEAIRVPLRAVLSAPPFLFHASSAGGLDAFALATRLSYFLWRSMPDAELTDLAHADRLTDPAVLSAQVDRMLDDPKSQRFVTDYAGQALRLYEIRQTSPDASLYPEYDDRLGQAMRLETELFLQELVAGNLGVDHLVDSDFTFVNRRLAEHYGIEGVTGQYMRRVELPADSPRGGILTQASIHKITANGTTTSPVPRGNYVLANLLGTPAPPPPADVGSLEPDTRGTTTIREQLTAHRANPVCASCHRSIDPPGFALESFDPIGGFRNNYRVSGGTGRFGGFAEGPAVDTTGVTPQGDRFDGIVEYKQILLEQELDKVARHFASQLLIFSTGAEIEFADRDAVDQIVARLRDQGYPIRSMIHEVVGSDLFRRQ, from the coding sequence ATGTTAGTAGTCACTAACTTATGGGCGCCGCCGCTGGCGGCCCCTGGCTGCACCGGTCGACCGGCACACGGAGCGTGGCAGGGGACTAAGACGATGCTCAACATGCGTGCCATCGCGGTGGCAGCGCTGGCGCTCGTTCCGGCGTTGGCGTCCGCCCAGCCCATCGAAGCCGATGTCAGGGCGCTGGTCCAGGGATCCTGCATCGCCTGCCACGGTGCGCGCACCGTAACGCCCCTCAACTTCGAAGAAATCGACTTCGATCTGACGAACCGCGAGACCCACCGCAAGTGGGAGCGGGTCTTCGAGCGGGTCGAGGCGGGCGAGATGCCGCCGCGAGGCGCTCCGCGCCCGGATCCCGCGATCGCGGAGAAGGCGCTTGACGCGTTGCGCGGCGGTCTCGTCGGCGCCAGTCTCGCCGCCCGCGGTCCGCAACGGACACCGTTGCGGCGGCTGACGCGGCTCGAGTACGCCTACACCCTGCAAGACCTGTTGGGGATCGATGAAGACGTCGCCCGCGACCTGGGACAGATGCTGCCGGCCGAGGCGGATTCCGGGGGATTCGATACGGTGGCGGCCAATCAGACCATGTCGTCGCTGCATGTGCGGAGCTATCTCGACGCGGCCGACCGCGCCCTTGATGCGGCGCTCCAGGTCGGGCCGCGCCCGGTGTCCGAGACCCGCCGGATCGACTACGCGGCCTCCGAGTACCTTCACATGATCAGCTCCGGCAAGTTCCTGGGCGCGGGGATCGTGAAGAAGCTCGATGACGCGTACGTCGCGTTCTACGACACCGGGTCCACTTATACGCTGCACAGCGCCAGCGAGGGCTATGGGGTGCCGTCTCCGGGCCGGTACCGCGTCACGCTGGATGCGTATGCGTACCAGGCCAGCACGCCGGTCACGCTTACCGTGTACCGCGGCAAGATGGCAGGGATTACGGCGTCGCTGGACAACCTGATCGGTGTCTTCGATCTGCTCGATGAAGCGGGTCGTACCATCATCCTGGAGACGTTCATGCGCCCGGGCGAGTTGATCGCGCCGTCGGTGGCGGAACTGCTTCCCCCGGTCGACGCTCCCCCTCCCAATCACTTCGCGCCGGATCAGAACGTCGACAACTGGATGGGCGAAGGGATCGCGCTCAGGTCTCTGACGATCGAGGGGCCGCTTTTTGACACTTGGCCGCCGGAGAGCACGAGGCAACTCTTGACGGGTGTCGACTTTGATGACACAGGCGAAATACGGCTGACGAAGGAGCCGTACGAGCACGTCAAGGACATCGTGGCGCGTTTCGCGCCGCTAGCGTTCCGCCGGCCGCTGGTCGAGGGCGAGCTGGAGGCCTACGCGGGGCTGGCCAAGCCGTTCCTCGGCGATGGCCAGCCGTTCAGCGAGGCGATACGGGTACCGCTTCGCGCCGTCCTGTCCGCACCGCCGTTTCTCTTCCACGCGAGTAGCGCGGGAGGCCTGGACGCCTTCGCTCTGGCGACCCGGCTCTCGTACTTCCTCTGGCGGAGCATGCCGGATGCCGAGCTAACGGATCTGGCGCATGCAGACCGGCTGACCGATCCGGCGGTGCTGTCGGCGCAGGTCGACCGGATGCTGGACGACCCGAAGAGCCAGCGCTTCGTAACCGACTACGCCGGCCAGGCGCTGCGCCTCTACGAGATCCGGCAGACGAGCCCGGACGCGAGCCTGTACCCGGAGTACGACGATCGTCTCGGGCAGGCGATGCGCCTGGAGACCGAGCTCTTCCTGCAGGAACTGGTCGCCGGGAATCTCGGGGTCGATCACCTGGTCGACTCCGACTTCACTTTCGTGAACCGCCGCCTCGCGGAGCACTACGGTATCGAAGGCGTGACGGGACAGTACATGCGAAGGGTGGAGTTGCCGGCCGACAGCCCGCGTGGCGGAATTCTCACGCAGGCGAGCATTCACAAGATCACCGCCAACGGCACGACGACCTCCCCGGTCCCGCGCGGCAACTACGTCCTGGCGAACCTGCTCGGAACACCTGCGCCGCCACCACCCGCCGATGTCGGCTCACTCGAGCCGGACACTCGCGGCACGACGACCATCCGCGAGCAGTTGACGGCGCATCGCGCCAACCCCGTCTGTGCGAGTTGCCACCGGTCCATAGATCCGCCCGGTTTTGCGCTCGAGTCGTTCGATCCGATCGGTGGATTTCGCAACAACTACCGGGTTTCCGGCGGTACGGGAAGGTTCGGTGGTTTCGCCGAGGGCCCAGCCGTCGACACGACCGGAGTGACGCCCCAAGGCGACCGCTTCGACGGAATCGTGGAGTACAAGCAGATCCTGCTCGAGCAGGAACTTGATAAAGTGGCCCGGCACTTTGCGTCCCAGTTGCTGATCTTCTCGACGGGTGCGGAGATTGAGTTCGCGGACAGGGATGCAGTGGATCAGATCGTCGCCCGTCTTCGCGATCAGGGATATCCGATCCGGAGCATGATTCACGAGGTCGTCGGGAGCGACCTCTTCAGGAGACAGTAG
- a CDS encoding DUF1552 domain-containing protein, producing MTLPRPLDRRTFLRASGVALALPWLESMTPALVRASATAPPRMLNICNTLGLYSSSWFPTAAGAGYEATEYLSLIDHHREQYTLFSGFSHEEQTGRQPHNSEITWLTAARRPGLDGFRNSISVDQVAANHLGYVTRFPSVVLGTATPQSQSYTSSGAMVPAESSAASVFKQLFLQGTPEEVERETRSLNAGASILDRLQSQTTALRGRVSSTDQRTLDAYFDAVRTAEQELAEVQAWQKRPKPVVAEEPPEDLPNAADLVGRVKLMYRLIPLILETDSSRVVSLMIQDHGTVLNVPGVSIDQHGLSHHGQDESKIAQLKLIERELVSAFGELLTDLRSRTGADGASLLDSTMVLFGSNLGNANAHTASDLPILLAGGGFNHGHHIVHEGEENAPLCNLFVTMLQNMGVETDAFAQSTSALTWS from the coding sequence ATGACATTGCCCCGACCGCTCGACCGCCGGACGTTTCTCCGGGCTTCGGGTGTTGCGCTTGCCCTGCCATGGCTCGAGTCGATGACGCCGGCCCTGGTGCGCGCCTCGGCTACCGCGCCGCCGCGGATGCTGAACATCTGCAACACGCTCGGCCTGTATTCGTCATCGTGGTTCCCAACCGCGGCGGGTGCCGGTTACGAGGCGACCGAATACCTGTCGCTCATCGATCACCACCGAGAGCAGTACACTCTCTTTAGTGGCTTTTCGCACGAAGAGCAGACCGGCCGCCAACCACATAACTCGGAGATCACCTGGCTGACGGCGGCCCGGCGTCCGGGGCTTGATGGGTTCCGGAACAGCATCTCGGTGGACCAGGTCGCGGCCAACCACCTCGGTTACGTGACGCGGTTCCCCTCCGTCGTGCTCGGCACGGCGACGCCGCAGAGCCAGTCGTACACCAGCAGTGGAGCGATGGTGCCCGCCGAATCCAGCGCGGCCAGCGTGTTCAAGCAGCTCTTCCTGCAGGGTACGCCGGAGGAAGTGGAACGCGAGACCCGCAGCCTGAACGCGGGGGCCAGCATTCTCGATCGTCTGCAGTCGCAGACCACGGCGCTGCGGGGACGCGTCAGCTCGACCGATCAGCGGACGCTTGACGCCTACTTCGACGCTGTACGCACCGCCGAGCAGGAACTGGCTGAGGTGCAGGCCTGGCAGAAGCGGCCGAAGCCCGTGGTGGCGGAGGAACCTCCCGAGGACCTGCCGAACGCGGCGGACCTGGTAGGCCGTGTCAAGCTGATGTACCGGCTGATTCCCCTTATTCTCGAGACCGACTCGTCGCGCGTCGTGAGCCTGATGATCCAGGACCACGGCACTGTCCTGAACGTGCCCGGGGTCAGCATCGACCAGCACGGCCTCTCGCACCATGGGCAGGACGAGTCGAAGATTGCCCAGCTCAAGCTGATCGAGAGGGAACTCGTCTCCGCATTTGGCGAGTTGCTGACCGACTTGCGGAGCCGCACCGGCGCCGACGGCGCCAGCCTGCTCGACTCGACGATGGTCCTCTTCGGGAGCAATCTCGGTAACGCGAACGCGCATACCGCGAGCGACCTGCCGATCCTCCTTGCCGGAGGCGGTTTCAACCACGGCCATCACATCGTCCACGAGGGCGAAGAGAACGCGCCACTCTGCAACCTGTTCGTCACCATGCTCCAGAACATGGGCGTGGAAACCGACGCGTTTGCGCAGAGCACCAGCGCCCTGACCTGGTCCTGA
- a CDS encoding S9 family peptidase, translating to MSTTTAIGRTTRLGTTRERLRIIELLRPRPRPRSRNRPAVTSASGAGADRCRIGCFAIIPARTGRKGQPMRRPITAVPLLPTVPAMAILATTVVSGPAWTTPAGAQERTLTVADLYDPGGRIDVGGSAARGAWIDDAHYVERTAPGGAGSPLARVNALSGTREALYDTAAFEAAIASLPGLTDDDARDIARRANHVMNGTRTALVFSFADDLYHYRLETSDVRRLTRTPETEIEVSFSPDGTLVAFVRDGNLNVVDIDGQREVPLTTDGSERVRNGELDWVYQEEIYGRGNFRGYWWSPDSSRLAYLQLDDRDVPIFTVLDHIPYRPEVEEWEYPKAGDTNPTVRLGMVRVAGGATTWADLARYATDDPLIVEVGWTPDSSRVVFQIQNREQTWLDLDLAHPLDGSVQRILRETSEAWVNVTGAPRWLDDGTFLWRSERTGWAHLYHLDRDGKVLSTVTGGEWEVRAVHGVDETAGIVYFSGTERSPIGLDVYRVGLDGTGLRRLSEAPGTHSAAFSPGFTHYLDTWSDINTPPQVRLHAAADGAELRVVAAREARALRDYALPEPEFVQVENRDGFAMEGLLIKPPDFDASRQYPVYQHIYGGPHVQRVRNAWSRETLWWQLLAQRGIVVWVLDNQTASGKGAVSAWPVYERFGELELKDQEDGLDWLIAQGFVDRERVGIEGWSYGGFMVSYALTHSDRWAMGIAGGSVTDWRDYDTIYTERYMRMPQHNPEGYQRSSPRFKADSLSGALLLVHGSMDENVHMQNTLQFAHALQQANKPFEMMIYPRSRHRLGGADLEHHRRELMLDFVLEHLRPGHAGAASR from the coding sequence ATGAGCACGACAACGGCGATCGGCAGGACAACCAGACTGGGAACGACGAGGGAACGGTTACGCATCATCGAACTCCTCCGGCCTCGCCCACGACCCCGGAGCAGAAACCGCCCGGCTGTGACTTCTGCCTCCGGGGCCGGGGCCGACCGTTGTAGAATCGGCTGTTTCGCGATTATACCGGCCCGTACGGGCCGGAAGGGTCAGCCCATGAGACGCCCGATCACCGCCGTACCACTTCTCCCGACCGTTCCGGCAATGGCTATTCTCGCCACAACGGTCGTCTCCGGTCCGGCCTGGACGACACCCGCCGGTGCACAGGAACGAACGCTCACCGTCGCCGACCTGTACGACCCGGGGGGGCGTATCGACGTGGGCGGCAGTGCGGCTCGGGGCGCGTGGATCGACGACGCACACTACGTCGAACGGACTGCTCCCGGCGGCGCCGGCAGCCCCCTTGCCCGGGTGAACGCACTGAGCGGAACGCGCGAGGCGCTGTACGACACTGCAGCTTTCGAAGCGGCGATAGCCTCGCTCCCCGGCCTGACCGACGACGACGCGCGCGACATCGCACGGCGAGCGAACCATGTGATGAACGGCACCCGTACCGCACTCGTGTTCAGCTTCGCCGACGATCTCTACCACTACCGGCTGGAAACCTCCGACGTCCGCCGTCTGACACGGACGCCGGAGACCGAGATCGAAGTGTCGTTCAGTCCGGACGGCACGCTGGTCGCGTTCGTCCGCGACGGCAACCTGAACGTCGTCGACATCGATGGACAACGGGAGGTTCCGCTGACCACCGACGGGAGTGAGCGGGTTCGCAACGGCGAACTCGACTGGGTGTACCAGGAAGAAATCTACGGCCGCGGCAACTTCCGCGGCTATTGGTGGAGCCCCGACTCGTCACGCCTCGCGTACCTTCAACTCGACGACCGCGACGTACCGATCTTCACCGTGCTGGACCACATCCCTTACCGGCCGGAGGTGGAGGAGTGGGAGTATCCGAAGGCGGGCGACACCAATCCGACGGTCCGCCTCGGCATGGTTCGCGTGGCGGGCGGCGCCACCACTTGGGCCGACCTCGCACGCTACGCCACGGACGACCCGTTGATTGTCGAGGTCGGCTGGACCCCCGACAGCAGTCGAGTCGTTTTCCAGATCCAGAATCGGGAGCAGACCTGGCTCGATCTCGATCTGGCCCACCCGTTGGACGGCTCGGTTCAGCGCATTCTGCGTGAGACTTCCGAGGCGTGGGTGAACGTCACCGGTGCGCCCAGGTGGCTCGACGACGGCACATTCCTTTGGCGGAGCGAGCGGACCGGCTGGGCGCACCTCTACCACCTGGACCGCGACGGCAAGGTGCTGAGCACCGTCACCGGGGGAGAGTGGGAGGTTCGCGCCGTCCATGGGGTCGACGAAACGGCGGGCATCGTCTATTTCTCGGGCACCGAACGGAGCCCGATAGGTCTCGACGTCTACCGCGTCGGTCTCGACGGAACCGGGCTGCGCCGCCTGTCCGAGGCGCCGGGCACGCACAGCGCCGCCTTCAGCCCGGGGTTCACCCACTATCTGGACACCTGGAGCGACATCAACACACCGCCGCAGGTACGGCTCCACGCGGCAGCGGACGGCGCGGAGCTGCGCGTCGTGGCCGCGCGCGAAGCGCGCGCGCTCCGGGACTACGCTCTCCCCGAACCGGAGTTCGTGCAGGTGGAGAACCGCGACGGCTTCGCGATGGAAGGGTTGCTGATCAAGCCGCCCGACTTCGATGCTTCCCGGCAGTACCCGGTGTACCAGCACATATACGGTGGTCCTCACGTCCAGCGGGTCCGGAACGCCTGGAGCCGGGAGACGCTCTGGTGGCAACTGCTGGCCCAGCGCGGCATCGTCGTCTGGGTGCTCGACAACCAGACGGCGAGCGGCAAGGGGGCGGTCTCCGCCTGGCCAGTCTATGAGCGCTTCGGCGAACTGGAGCTGAAGGACCAGGAAGACGGACTCGACTGGCTGATTGCGCAGGGCTTCGTCGATCGGGAGCGCGTCGGCATTGAGGGATGGAGTTACGGCGGCTTCATGGTGAGTTACGCCCTCACCCACAGCGACCGCTGGGCAATGGGGATAGCCGGCGGGTCGGTCACTGACTGGCGCGACTACGACACCATCTACACCGAGCGCTACATGCGGATGCCGCAGCACAACCCGGAGGGCTACCAGCGCAGCTCACCCCGCTTCAAGGCGGACAGTCTCAGCGGCGCGCTGCTCCTGGTCCACGGCTCGATGGACGAGAACGTCCACATGCAGAACACGTTGCAGTTCGCTCATGCTCTCCAGCAGGCCAACAAGCCGTTCGAGATGATGATCTACCCAAGGTCGCGCCACCGCCTGGGCGGGGCCGACCTCGAACACCATCGCCGCGAGCTGATGCTCGACTTCGTTCTCGAGCATCTGCGTCCGGGTCATGCCGGCGCGGCGTCACGCTGA
- a CDS encoding peptidase M49 — translation MSACATPGEEPSPAPATTDAAPASDRPYLLERIDDAAIAQIYADGFESLDLREKTLIWHLYNAALAGRDIFYDQRYAHNLEMREVLEEILTHADGVDTTTLDAIQRYTKLFWINQGPFNNLTARKFLPETTPEAFAEAVHAAASAGAEFPVQDGETLDAMLSRLEPIIFDPDVDPILTNKSPRAGEDMLLSSANNLHAGVSMADLEGFDERYPLNSRLVKEDGRLVEEVYRIDGDGRYADELREVVRHLEAAIPFATEPMAAALEALITWYRTGEPEDRKAYDIAWVADRDSPVDTINGFTEVYMDARGAKGAWEALVFYVNPEQAETIQTLAEHAQWFEDHMPWDPRYRKEGVRGITANAIDVVIEIGDAGPITPIGINLPNDQTVREQYGSKSISLSNVIEAYDLSAPAAYRAEFTWDDAETARAEQWGSLAGNMNTNMHEVIGHASGQLSERLGGNAQPFLREQYSALEEARADLIALYFIADPKLVEIGIFDAADQPDIVLAQYEAYARNAILQLRRVREGNQLEQDHMRNRQMVVHWLIDNTGAIDVRQRDGKTYNVVTDADAFRAGVAELLAEVQRIKSEGDYDAARTLFETYGIRFDPALRDEVLERVAEVNLPSYTGFVMPKLEAITAVDGTITDVRISYPQDFTQQMLEYSGKR, via the coding sequence ATGTCGGCCTGCGCGACGCCCGGGGAGGAGCCGTCACCGGCGCCAGCCACTACGGACGCCGCCCCGGCGTCCGACCGGCCGTATCTGCTGGAGCGGATTGACGACGCGGCGATCGCTCAGATCTACGCCGATGGCTTCGAGTCCCTTGACTTGCGCGAGAAAACGCTCATCTGGCACCTCTACAATGCCGCGCTTGCGGGACGCGACATCTTCTACGACCAGCGCTACGCCCACAACCTCGAGATGCGCGAGGTGCTTGAGGAGATCCTCACGCACGCGGACGGGGTCGACACAACCACGCTGGACGCGATTCAGCGCTACACGAAGCTCTTCTGGATCAACCAGGGACCGTTCAACAACCTGACGGCGCGGAAGTTCCTTCCGGAGACGACGCCGGAGGCGTTCGCCGAGGCGGTGCATGCCGCGGCTTCCGCCGGCGCGGAGTTCCCGGTACAGGATGGCGAAACACTCGACGCGATGCTCTCTCGGCTCGAGCCCATCATCTTCGATCCCGACGTCGATCCGATCCTGACCAACAAGTCGCCGCGCGCTGGCGAGGACATGCTGCTGTCCAGCGCGAACAACCTCCACGCCGGGGTCTCGATGGCCGACCTCGAGGGGTTCGATGAGCGGTACCCGCTGAACTCCCGCCTGGTGAAGGAAGACGGCCGACTCGTGGAGGAGGTATACCGGATTGATGGCGACGGCCGCTATGCCGACGAACTGCGCGAGGTGGTGCGCCATCTCGAAGCGGCCATACCATTCGCGACGGAGCCGATGGCAGCGGCGCTGGAGGCCCTGATCACCTGGTATCGCACGGGAGAGCCGGAGGACCGCAAGGCGTACGACATCGCCTGGGTGGCCGATCGGGACTCGCCGGTCGACACGATCAACGGCTTCACCGAGGTCTACATGGATGCGCGGGGCGCCAAGGGCGCGTGGGAGGCGCTGGTCTTCTATGTCAATCCGGAGCAAGCCGAGACGATTCAGACGCTCGCCGAGCATGCGCAGTGGTTTGAGGATCACATGCCATGGGATCCGCGGTACCGCAAGGAGGGGGTCCGAGGTATTACCGCGAACGCGATCGACGTCGTCATCGAAATCGGCGACGCCGGACCGATTACGCCGATCGGGATCAACCTGCCCAATGACCAGACGGTGCGCGAGCAGTACGGCAGCAAGTCGATCTCGCTTTCCAACGTCATCGAGGCATACGACCTGTCGGCGCCGGCCGCCTACCGTGCGGAGTTCACCTGGGACGATGCGGAGACCGCGCGGGCCGAGCAGTGGGGAAGCCTCGCGGGCAACATGAACACCAACATGCACGAAGTGATCGGCCACGCCTCCGGGCAGCTTTCGGAACGGCTTGGCGGCAACGCGCAGCCGTTCCTTCGCGAGCAGTACTCCGCTCTCGAGGAGGCGCGGGCCGACCTGATCGCGCTCTACTTCATTGCCGACCCGAAGCTGGTGGAGATCGGGATCTTCGACGCCGCCGATCAGCCCGACATCGTGCTGGCCCAGTACGAGGCATATGCGCGCAACGCGATCCTGCAACTCCGGCGCGTACGCGAGGGCAACCAGCTCGAGCAGGACCACATGCGCAACCGGCAGATGGTCGTCCACTGGCTGATCGACAATACCGGCGCGATCGACGTGCGCCAGCGAGACGGCAAGACCTACAACGTCGTGACGGACGCCGACGCGTTCCGGGCCGGCGTGGCCGAACTGCTGGCCGAGGTGCAGCGCATCAAGTCGGAAGGCGACTACGATGCGGCGAGGACGTTGTTCGAGACCTACGGCATCCGGTTCGATCCGGCGCTGCGCGACGAGGTGCTGGAGCGCGTCGCAGAGGTGAATCTACCCTCCTACACCGGTTTCGTGATGCCGAAGCTGGAGGCAATCACGGCGGTGGACGGCACGATCACCGACGTCCGGATTTCCTACCCCCAGGACTTCACCCAGCAGATGCTGGAGTACTCGGGCAAGCGCTGA